A stretch of Crossiella cryophila DNA encodes these proteins:
- a CDS encoding MerR family transcriptional regulator has translation MRIGELAARTGVSVRALRYYEEQQLLVSARSASGQRHYPEGAVGRVQLIQQLYAAGLSSRTILGILPCVLTGEVTPELLDRLTTERDRINDQITGLTSTRDRLNAIITTSASSLAAGKPCAAQG, from the coding sequence ATGCGCATCGGCGAACTGGCGGCCAGGACGGGCGTGAGCGTGCGGGCGTTGCGGTACTACGAGGAGCAGCAGCTGCTGGTCTCGGCGCGCAGCGCGAGCGGGCAGCGGCACTACCCGGAGGGCGCGGTCGGCCGGGTCCAGCTGATCCAGCAGCTCTACGCGGCCGGGCTGTCCAGCCGGACGATCCTGGGCATCCTGCCGTGCGTGCTCACCGGCGAGGTGACCCCGGAGCTGCTGGACCGGCTGACCACCGAGCGGGACCGGATCAACGACCAGATCACCGGTCTGACCTCGACCAGGGACCGGCTCAACGCCATCATCACCACCTCCGCCTCCTCGCTGGCCGCGGGAAAGCCGTGCGCGGCGCAGGGCTGA
- a CDS encoding serine hydrolase domain-containing protein, with protein sequence MTEIRGTHDARFETVRAAFAENVATGAELGASLVVDIDGEIVLDLWGGFRDQARTAVWDEHTITNVWSTTKTVTSLAALMLVDRGDLDLYAPVAKYWPEFAANGKDAIEVRHLLGHTSGVSAWEQPVVAEDVFDWERSTAMLAAQAPWWEPGTASGYHMLNFGHLIGELVRRVTGKSLKRFVAEEIAGPLGADFQIGALEQDWGRIAELVPPPPLDFDLEALGPDSIIVRSLTGPAMTAEVARTAAWRGADIGGANGHGNARSVARMLSAITLGGTVGGHRLLGQDTIEAIFAEQANGIDLALGIPLRWGIGYALPRPDLLPWIPEGKICFWGGWGGSMIIMDLERRLTISYVMNRMAPGIIGSDRSGTYVDAVYHALR encoded by the coding sequence ATGACCGAGATCCGGGGCACGCACGATGCCCGATTCGAGACCGTCCGCGCCGCGTTCGCGGAGAACGTGGCCACCGGCGCGGAACTGGGCGCGTCGCTGGTGGTCGACATCGACGGCGAGATCGTGCTCGACCTGTGGGGCGGCTTCCGCGACCAGGCCCGCACCGCGGTGTGGGACGAGCACACCATCACCAACGTCTGGTCCACCACCAAGACCGTCACCAGCCTGGCCGCGCTGATGCTGGTGGACCGGGGCGACCTGGACCTGTACGCGCCGGTGGCCAAGTACTGGCCGGAGTTCGCCGCCAACGGCAAGGACGCGATCGAGGTCCGGCACCTGCTCGGGCACACCTCCGGGGTCTCGGCCTGGGAGCAGCCGGTGGTGGCCGAGGACGTCTTCGACTGGGAGCGCTCTACCGCGATGCTGGCCGCGCAGGCCCCGTGGTGGGAACCGGGCACCGCCTCCGGCTACCACATGCTCAACTTCGGCCACCTGATCGGCGAACTCGTCCGCCGGGTCACCGGCAAGTCGCTGAAGCGGTTCGTCGCCGAGGAGATCGCCGGACCGCTGGGCGCGGACTTCCAGATCGGCGCCCTCGAACAGGACTGGGGCCGGATCGCGGAGCTGGTCCCGCCGCCGCCCCTGGACTTCGACCTGGAAGCACTCGGCCCGGACAGCATCATCGTCCGGAGCCTGACCGGACCGGCGATGACCGCGGAGGTGGCCAGGACCGCGGCCTGGCGCGGTGCGGACATCGGCGGGGCGAACGGGCACGGCAACGCCCGGTCGGTGGCCAGGATGCTGTCCGCGATCACCCTCGGCGGCACCGTCGGCGGCCACCGGCTGCTCGGCCAGGACACCATCGAGGCCATTTTCGCCGAGCAGGCCAACGGCATCGACCTCGCGCTGGGCATCCCGCTGCGCTGGGGCATCGGCTACGCGCTGCCCCGCCCGGACCTGCTGCCCTGGATCCCGGAGGGCAAGATCTGCTTCTGGGGCGGCTGGGGCGGCTCGATGATCATCATGGACCTGGAGCGGCGGTTGACGATCTCCTACGTGATGAACCGGATGGCGCCCGGCATCATCGGCTCGGACCGCAGCGGGACCTACGTGGACGCGGTCTACCACGCCCTGCGCTGA